In Conger conger chromosome 12, fConCon1.1, whole genome shotgun sequence, one DNA window encodes the following:
- the LOC133142097 gene encoding 14 kDa phosphohistidine phosphatase-like gives MHTVAGKEWTKLLVLFWTVVMAAERLANIPQVDITPDGVFKYVLIRVRSSEKGDDSSIDIVRGYAWANYHADIYERVATELEKGGGVDCECLGGGRIKHDSQAKKLHVYGYSMGFGRANHSITTEKLKIRYPSYEVTWADEGY, from the exons atgcacacagtgGCTGGAAAGGAATGGACCAAATTACTCGTTTTATTCTGGACTGTTGTCATGGCTGCTGAACGGCTGGCAAATATTCCCCAGGTGGACATCACTCCGGACGGCGTTTTTAAATACGTCCTTATACGAGTACGCAGCTCTGAAAAAGGGGATGACTCGAGTATCGATATTGTACGAGGTTATGCATGGGCAAACTATCACG CTGATATCTACGAACGGGTAGCCACTGAACTCGAGAAGGGAGGCGGAGTTGACTGCGAGTGTTTGGGTGGGGGAAGAATTAAGCACGACAGCCAAGCCAAGAAGCTTCATGTCTATGGCTACTCCATG GGATTTGGCCGGGCCAATCACTCTATTACCACAGAGAAGCTGAAGATTCGGTATCCTAGTTACGAGGTGACCTGGGCTGACGAGGGGTACTGA